ATTTTGTTGGCTTACTGCAACCTTATATGGATCAAATGCGACAACACTTTGACTTGGTGCACAACCAGTTAAAAATAAAACAAAAAGTCCAAAAATAGCTAAAAATTTAAATTTATTCATCGTTTTTCCTTTTAAAGTTTAGTGATCTCATCGGCTACTTTTATCGCGGCTTGTTTAACTAAAAGTGCGATAAAAAAGTCAAACTGACCAGACTCTGAAGCCTCTAGCTTCTCCACATGGTGTCTAGTCGAGATAGGTAATGTTTTTTTGAAATTTATATTTGAAAGAATAAGAAGCCCATTTAGATGTCCGTTTAAAATTTCTGCACTTCCTGAGTAGCTTCCCCTAAGCTCGTCAAATCTAAAATCAAGCCTGTACGTATAAGGTGATGTTTGAGTATCGACAACAACGATTCCACGAGAATTTAACTCACGCTGTAAAAACATATAAAAAAGCACTTCAAGGCGTGGATTTGAGTTAAAAACTGCAGTATTTCCTTCAACACCTGTGTAATATATCGATCTAGCACTACTTCTAGCATCGACGATCCTGTGGAAATAAACCTTTTTTAATCCAACATTAGTATCGATCATATTTTTTTCCAAGCAGCAGTTTATTGCTACATCACTTTTATATTTGACACCATTTATAAAAAGACCATCACCCCTGCCTTTACAAGCACTACAATCAGCCGGTATCCTCATAACCTCTTCAAAGTACATCTTATCTTCACTATTTATGCTCGCACTTTGCACACCGTCTATTCCCTCGCACGATAGACAAAGGCTAGCTTTAGCCACACAACCAGTTAAAAAGATAGCTGCAAAAACTGCAAATAATGTCGTTCTTAGCATTTTACTTCCTTTTGCTCTTTTTGTTTTTTGCGGAGATTTTTTACACTCTCACCTGCGATGCCGTAGTTATTCATATCGATCTCATCGATAATGACAACGGTATTTTGAGCGCTTCTACCTAAAATTTCGCTTATTAGCTTTGTAACTCCGCTTATCATCTTCTCTTTTTGCTCCACGCTTGGGCTATCACCCTCTTTTGTCACGCAAATTTTCACAAATGGCATAGTGCTCCTTTTTGTAAATTTAGTACTTAAAATTTAATCAAAAACAAAAACCAAATACGGCCGTATCGCCAGCTCACAATAAGGCGAGATATTTTGTGATGATTTTGAAAGCTGTGACGTGAAATTTTGGTGCAGATAGAACATGCAGTTCATCAAGCAAAAATTTCACTAACTCTTTCAAAAGGGCACAAAAGATAAGCCGCTAGTCTATTTTTAAGACCGAAAGGAATGCCTCTTGCGGCAAATTTACCTTGCCAATGGCCTTCATCCTCTTCTTACCCTCTTTTTGCTTTTCTAGCAACTTCCTCTTACGAGTGATGTCGCCGCCGTAGCACTTGGCTGTGACGTTTTTACCCATTGATTTTACGGTTTCTCGGGCGATTATTTTGTTGCCGATGCTCGCTTGTATCGCCACTTCAAAAAGCTGACGCGGAACGATCTCTTTCATCGCCTTTACGAAGTCCCTGCCCTTTGTCTGTGCCTTGCTCTCAGGCACGATGATAGAGAGTGCATCGACCGTTTCACCAGCCACTTTGACATCAAGCTTTACTAGATCGCCTACGCGGTAGTCGCTAGGCTCATAATCAAAGCTCGCGTAGCCTTTTGTGCTTGATTTTAGTTTGTCGTAAAAGTCCATAACGATCTCGTTCATCGGGATGTCATACTCTAGCAGCACGCGATCAGTCGTGATGTAATCCATCTTTGTTTGTATGCCACGACGGTTGTTTAAAAGTGTGATTATGTTGCCCAAAAACTCGCTTGGCGTGATGATAGTCGCTTTCACGTATGGCTCAAGGATTGAGTCTATTTTATTGACTGGTGGTAGCTGGCTTGGGTTTTGAATTTTTAAATTTAGCCCATCAGTTTGGATGACTTCATAAGTCACAGTCGGCGCTGTGGCGATGAGATCAAGATCAAACTCACGCTCCAGCCTCTCTTTGACGACCTCCATGTGAAGAAGACCCAAAAAACCAACCCTAAAGCCAAATCCAAGTGCGATCGAGGTCTCTGGCTCATAACTAATGGAGCTGTCATTTAGCTTTAGCTTATCCAGTGCGTCACGCAGATCTTCAAATTTATCAGTTTCTATTGGATAAAGTCCCGCAAAAACAAACGGCTTAGCCTCTCAAAGCCACCTACTGGCTCTTTTAGAGGATTTCTAGCCTGCGTTATCGTATCTCCAACTTGCACGTCGCTAACATTTTTAAGTCCTAAAACCACGATACCAACTTCGCCAGCGCTAAGCGTTTTGGTCTTGATCGGAGCTATAGGATTTGGATACATGAGGTCTAGCACGATGTGTTTTTTGCCCGTGCCCATGACCAAAATTTCATCATTTTTTGAAATTTCACCATCATAAACACGCACAAGAGCAAGCGCGCCAAGATAGTTGTCAAACCAGCTATCATAAATAAGTGCCTTTGTGGGCTTATTTGCATCACCATTTGGCGCAGGAATTCTTGTGATAATCGCTTCAAGCAGCTCTTTTATGCCGATGCCGCTTTTTGCGCTCACCTCAATCGCTCCTGAGCAGTCAAGTCCGATGATGTGCTCGATCTCGTCTTTTACCCTAGCAGGATCAGCCGCTGGCAGGTCGATCTTATTTATCACTGGGATGATCTCTAAGTTGTTTTCAAGTGCGATGTAGACGTTTGCGATGGTTTGTGCCTCTACGCCTTGACTAGCGTCCACTACTAGTAGTGCGCCCTCACAGCTGGCTAAAGATCGGCTCACCTCGT
The DNA window shown above is from Campylobacter concisus and carries:
- a CDS encoding tautomerase, encoding MPFVKICVTKEGDSPSVEQKEKMISGVTKLISEILGRSAQNTVVIIDEIDMNNYGIAGESVKNLRKKQKEQKEVKC